AAAACAAGGTCGTTTTCAAGCTATTTTAAAACCATAAAAAGAGTTACTAAGACTAACTCTTTTTATGGATAAAAGATCTGTTAGAAATTAACATAATTGCTAATTTATGTCAGTCTCAAACATATTATTTAGCACAATTACCGTTGGTAGATTTTTTCTCAAAGCGTTCTGCCACATAATCCCAGTTGATCACATTCCAAAATGCTTTGATATAATCTGGGCGACGGTTCTGATATTTTAAATAGTAAGCATGTTCCCAAACATCCAAACATAAAAGAGGGAATCCTTCGCAACCAGCAATGTCTTTCCCCATTAACGGACTATCTTGATTCGCGGTTGATACTATGGCTAATTTACCTTCAGCGGTCAATACTAACCACGCCCAACCTGATCCAAAGCGGGTCGCTGCTGCTTTTTCAAATTCGGCTTGAAATGCTTCAACAGAACCGAAATCACGGACAATAGCATCTTTTAATGCACCTTGTAATGTGGTATCGGTTTTTAAACATTTCCAGAACAAACTGTGGTTTACGTGCCCACCAACATTATTGCGTACTGCTGTACGCTTATCTGCCGGAACTTCTGCTAATTTAGTCAGTAATTCGCCTGGACATAAGTTAGCAAACTGTGGCAAGGTTTCAACTACCGCACTTGCATTATTTGCGTAAGTTTGGTGATGTTTACTGTGGTGAATTTCCATCGTTTGAGCATCAAAATAAGGCTCTAATGCATCATAGGGATAACTGAGTTGTGGTAAAGTATAAGCCATGATTAGTTTCCTTCATTTATTTTTATGAGTAAAAAGCGCAGTCATTTTAGCAAAAAATTTGATTAAGATCATTAAATCTTTCTTTTTTGATTAGGAAATATACTATTTACCCCTTTAATTTATTGCAGTCAA
This sequence is a window from [Pasteurella] mairii. Protein-coding genes within it:
- the sodA gene encoding Mn superoxide dismutase; its protein translation is MAYTLPQLSYPYDALEPYFDAQTMEIHHSKHHQTYANNASAVVETLPQFANLCPGELLTKLAEVPADKRTAVRNNVGGHVNHSLFWKCLKTDTTLQGALKDAIVRDFGSVEAFQAEFEKAAATRFGSGWAWLVLTAEGKLAIVSTANQDSPLMGKDIAGCEGFPLLCLDVWEHAYYLKYQNRRPDYIKAFWNVINWDYVAERFEKKSTNGNCAK